Proteins from a genomic interval of Syngnathoides biaculeatus isolate LvHL_M chromosome 23, ASM1980259v1, whole genome shotgun sequence:
- the gpatch2 gene encoding G patch domain-containing protein 2 isoform X2 encodes MDELVHDLVSALEESSEQAARGGFGDGGDHALTVGCLLKRQARKRRGRKRRSDNPHPPWETGHLSEGSESSVEEHKDYRAGTGGVSASNSHARDNSDSDEQMGPKRRTPQTSDIGRSKRPLWLDDPGVLGSAEGTRSLRRRRKVKRMAVDPPAEPEPPSTMMPAPPSVPKARSAGTRPHRLSPSEGRVAMEVCGGGLRAVGGKNRMKKRKLTPQKVGADAADEGVVVESEEPISSLVEGCRDKMELEEQKGSDEEMSDSETSSVSNSSDGGLYTNDEGRQGDDEQSDWFCEGEPGSGAGGACGVAGVIPWWERDAGAEELDLNDQVFNNILTGSFPLMTPETKRGFQARLNRLDGHSRPCDDELEGSSGQGFVETHEPWFSSSPRREHGQLHWDTRIERGHRRSCSVKTANRQTSGHLGSLCMGDVKRRRKAAPLGSMAPSASLGENLPPIPDNNVGNRMLQRMGWTPGMGLGPDGMGITEPIRTLQRPKGAGLGFN; translated from the exons ATGGACGAGCTGGTCCATGATCTGGTGTCAGCCCTGGAGGAGAGCTCGGAGCAGGCGGCGCGCGGTGGCTTCGGCGACGGCGGAGATCACGCGTTGACAGTGGGCTGCTTGCTAAAGAGGCAGGCGAGGAAGCGCAGGGGCAGGAAACGGCGCTCGGACAACCCGCACCCGCCCTGGGAGACGGGCCACCTGAGCGAGGGCTCGGAGTCCAGTGTGGAAGAGCACAAG GACTATCGTGCGGGCACAGGTGGGGTATCTGCCTCTAACAGCCACGCTCGCGACAACAGCGACTCGGACGAGCAGATGGGCCCTAAACGCCGCACCCCCCAGACATCCGACATAGGCAGGAGTAAGCGGCCCCTGTGGCTGGACGACCCGGGGGTCCTGGGATCTGCCGAGGGAACGCGCAGCCTCAGGCGACGGCGCAAGGTCAAGCGCATGGCTGTGGACCCCCCCGCCGAACCGGAGCCCCCTTCCACCATGATGCCGGCCCCCCCGTCAGTCCCCAAGGCTCGCTCGGCAGGCACCAGACCCCACCGGCTGAGTCCGAGCGAGGGCCGGGTCGCCATGGAGGTTTGCGGAGGTGGCCTGCGGGCGGTGGGAGGGAAGAACAGGATGAAGAAAAGGAAGCTAACCCCCCAAAAGGTGGGGGCGGATGCTGCCGACGAAGGCGTGGTCGTGGAGAGCGAGGAGCCCATCTCGTCTCTGGTGGAAGGATGCAGGGACAAGATGGAGCTGGAGGAGCAGAAGGGCTCGGATGAGGAGATGAGTGACAG CGAAACCAGCAGCGTGAGTAACAGCAGCGACGGAGGCCTCTACACCAACGATGAAGGCAGGCAAG GTGACGACGAGCAGAGCGACTGGTTCTGCGAGGGCGAACCTGGCTCTGGCGCCGGGGGTGCATGCGGCGTGGCGGGCGTCATCCCTTGGTGGGAGAGGGACGCGGGCGCCGAAGAGCTGGACTTGAACGACCAGGTCTTCAACAACATCCTCACGGGCTCCTTCCCACTCATGACCCCCGAAACAAAGAGAG GGTTCCAGGCCCGGTTAAACCGTCTCGACGGACACTCGAGGCCCTGCGACGACGAGCTGGAGGGTAGCAGTGGTCAGGGCTTTGTTGAGACCCACGA GCCGTGGTTCAGCTCAAGCCCAAGGCGGGAACATGGACAG TTGCACTGGGACACTCGAATAGAACGAGGCCATCGCAGGAGCTGCTCGGTAAAAACAGCCAACAG ACAGACAAGCGGGCACCTCGGCTCTCTGTGCATGGGGGACGTCAAGCGGAGGAGGAAGGCAGCCCCCCTTGGTTCCATGGCGCCCTCGG CGTCGCTGGGCGAGAACCTGCCGCCCATTCCCGACAACAACGTGGGCAACCGCATGCTGCAGAGAATGGGATGGACCCCGGGCATGGGCCTGGGTCCCGACGGGATGGGCATCACGGAGCCCATCCGGACCCTACAGAGACCAAAGGGAGCCGGGTTGGGCTTCAACTGA
- the gpatch2 gene encoding G patch domain-containing protein 2 isoform X1 encodes MFRAANRKSIGKAGNGWHFRRTMDELVHDLVSALEESSEQAARGGFGDGGDHALTVGCLLKRQARKRRGRKRRSDNPHPPWETGHLSEGSESSVEEHKDYRAGTGGVSASNSHARDNSDSDEQMGPKRRTPQTSDIGRSKRPLWLDDPGVLGSAEGTRSLRRRRKVKRMAVDPPAEPEPPSTMMPAPPSVPKARSAGTRPHRLSPSEGRVAMEVCGGGLRAVGGKNRMKKRKLTPQKVGADAADEGVVVESEEPISSLVEGCRDKMELEEQKGSDEEMSDSETSSVSNSSDGGLYTNDEGRQGDDEQSDWFCEGEPGSGAGGACGVAGVIPWWERDAGAEELDLNDQVFNNILTGSFPLMTPETKRGFQARLNRLDGHSRPCDDELEGSSGQGFVETHEPWFSSSPRREHGQLHWDTRIERGHRRSCSVKTANRQTSGHLGSLCMGDVKRRRKAAPLGSMAPSASLGENLPPIPDNNVGNRMLQRMGWTPGMGLGPDGMGITEPIRTLQRPKGAGLGFN; translated from the exons GCACTTTCGCCGGACAATGGACGAGCTGGTCCATGATCTGGTGTCAGCCCTGGAGGAGAGCTCGGAGCAGGCGGCGCGCGGTGGCTTCGGCGACGGCGGAGATCACGCGTTGACAGTGGGCTGCTTGCTAAAGAGGCAGGCGAGGAAGCGCAGGGGCAGGAAACGGCGCTCGGACAACCCGCACCCGCCCTGGGAGACGGGCCACCTGAGCGAGGGCTCGGAGTCCAGTGTGGAAGAGCACAAG GACTATCGTGCGGGCACAGGTGGGGTATCTGCCTCTAACAGCCACGCTCGCGACAACAGCGACTCGGACGAGCAGATGGGCCCTAAACGCCGCACCCCCCAGACATCCGACATAGGCAGGAGTAAGCGGCCCCTGTGGCTGGACGACCCGGGGGTCCTGGGATCTGCCGAGGGAACGCGCAGCCTCAGGCGACGGCGCAAGGTCAAGCGCATGGCTGTGGACCCCCCCGCCGAACCGGAGCCCCCTTCCACCATGATGCCGGCCCCCCCGTCAGTCCCCAAGGCTCGCTCGGCAGGCACCAGACCCCACCGGCTGAGTCCGAGCGAGGGCCGGGTCGCCATGGAGGTTTGCGGAGGTGGCCTGCGGGCGGTGGGAGGGAAGAACAGGATGAAGAAAAGGAAGCTAACCCCCCAAAAGGTGGGGGCGGATGCTGCCGACGAAGGCGTGGTCGTGGAGAGCGAGGAGCCCATCTCGTCTCTGGTGGAAGGATGCAGGGACAAGATGGAGCTGGAGGAGCAGAAGGGCTCGGATGAGGAGATGAGTGACAG CGAAACCAGCAGCGTGAGTAACAGCAGCGACGGAGGCCTCTACACCAACGATGAAGGCAGGCAAG GTGACGACGAGCAGAGCGACTGGTTCTGCGAGGGCGAACCTGGCTCTGGCGCCGGGGGTGCATGCGGCGTGGCGGGCGTCATCCCTTGGTGGGAGAGGGACGCGGGCGCCGAAGAGCTGGACTTGAACGACCAGGTCTTCAACAACATCCTCACGGGCTCCTTCCCACTCATGACCCCCGAAACAAAGAGAG GGTTCCAGGCCCGGTTAAACCGTCTCGACGGACACTCGAGGCCCTGCGACGACGAGCTGGAGGGTAGCAGTGGTCAGGGCTTTGTTGAGACCCACGA GCCGTGGTTCAGCTCAAGCCCAAGGCGGGAACATGGACAG TTGCACTGGGACACTCGAATAGAACGAGGCCATCGCAGGAGCTGCTCGGTAAAAACAGCCAACAG ACAGACAAGCGGGCACCTCGGCTCTCTGTGCATGGGGGACGTCAAGCGGAGGAGGAAGGCAGCCCCCCTTGGTTCCATGGCGCCCTCGG CGTCGCTGGGCGAGAACCTGCCGCCCATTCCCGACAACAACGTGGGCAACCGCATGCTGCAGAGAATGGGATGGACCCCGGGCATGGGCCTGGGTCCCGACGGGATGGGCATCACGGAGCCCATCCGGACCCTACAGAGACCAAAGGGAGCCGGGTTGGGCTTCAACTGA